Proteins from a genomic interval of Candidatus Kapaibacterium sp.:
- a CDS encoding T9SS type A sorting domain-containing protein, translating to MFRLLLLIIFLCTVINSYAQWVRVEQLPQIYFTGIALNNETIFVAADTCIIFKSTDKGKNWQSINFDYNEAGASTIAYLNGKIYVGTNAHGVYVSTDKGNSWNNKGPSMMPVSGFSEFKGKIYCSTLGDGVFVESTSSWVRMNNELPTYSQQIYTMTSTPNNLLISAGSNGVWYRYDFEIGKWIEGYFYEGLSPGMEIWKMIYDNGSCYASARNRIFSSTNDGEKWVQDIVGTKNGTDRIMYAGKEHIYALTNSNMVGVWIQKRYKNLPAGSSWSNDEEFVSGIYAFDILEYDDMLFLATDRGLYIKHLSNTHVDYENSSQVEIFPNPTSDGFVQIRNSEIISKYEIFDLAGRIIHKENINDNELVLSLDLDSGLYYVSINCLNGQNFYIPLLVVKY from the coding sequence ATGTTTAGATTATTATTACTAATAATTTTTCTCTGTACAGTAATAAACTCCTATGCTCAATGGGTGAGAGTAGAGCAATTGCCGCAGATTTATTTTACCGGTATTGCTCTTAATAATGAAACAATATTTGTAGCAGCAGACACATGCATTATTTTCAAAAGCACCGACAAGGGGAAAAATTGGCAAAGTATAAACTTTGACTATAATGAAGCCGGAGCTTCAACAATCGCATATCTGAATGGTAAAATCTATGTGGGAACAAATGCCCATGGCGTTTATGTCAGTACTGATAAGGGTAATTCATGGAATAATAAAGGTCCCTCAATGATGCCTGTCTCGGGTTTTTCAGAATTTAAAGGTAAAATTTATTGCTCAACTTTGGGAGACGGTGTTTTTGTTGAGTCAACAAGCTCTTGGGTGCGAATGAATAACGAATTACCCACCTATTCCCAACAAATATACACAATGACTTCGACTCCTAATAATTTACTTATATCAGCAGGGTCTAACGGTGTTTGGTACAGATACGATTTTGAAATTGGTAAATGGATTGAAGGGTATTTTTACGAGGGTTTATCTCCCGGAATGGAAATCTGGAAGATGATTTATGATAACGGTAGCTGTTACGCTTCAGCACGAAATAGAATATTTTCGAGTACAAATGATGGTGAAAAATGGGTCCAAGATATTGTGGGTACAAAAAATGGTACAGACAGGATAATGTACGCCGGAAAAGAACATATATACGCACTCACAAATTCAAACATGGTTGGTGTCTGGATTCAGAAGCGTTATAAGAATTTGCCAGCCGGCTCCTCATGGAGCAACGATGAGGAGTTTGTTAGTGGCATTTACGCTTTCGACATCCTCGAATACGACGACATGCTTTTCCTTGCAACCGACAGAGGACTTTATATAAAGCACTTAAGCAATACTCATGTTGACTATGAAAATTCAAGCCAGGTTGAAATTTTTCCCAATCCGACTTCAGACGGTTTTGTTCAAATCAGGAATTCAGAAATAATTAGTAAATATGAAATTTTCGATTTAGCAGGTAGAATTATCCATAAAGAAAACATCAATGATAATGAGCTTGTTCTTTCTTTAGACCTCGATTCGGGATTATATTACGTATCCATAAATTGTTTAAACGGACAAAATTTTTATATCCCTCTATTAGTTGTTAAATACTGA
- a CDS encoding CotH kinase family protein, producing MKKSLLIVLIILFLSSVYGRTQVLFINEIMSSNNKFYFDEDGDDSDWIEIYNNSGEPVNLEGYCLSDKSKQLCRWSFPDTSIQAYHYLIVFASNKNRAEIGKELHTNFAIAKAGEDIFLSYGGEIVHMLPAKELETNTSYGLFPDGNSQSFVFVNPTPGEANFYQDSNEQLQFSHEGGIYENTFNLEIINPNPEKRIFYTTDGSTPTAESLLYESALVLDSSFHSQRNISQILITPPSEHQAPDISDVPKAIIIKAAYFDENGDMISDVTTHSYFFKSLGINHNSLPIISISADYDDLFDESIGILVPGVNWDSTNPFLSGNYMLRGDTWEREAYAEFYESNNQIGFKQKVGLRTHGTSTRRNPQKGLKIYARSKYGLSKFNYKLFDDRKTDIFNTLIFKPFTASWNFAGAEDYICNKIVAGLDVDGVASRPAILYLNGEYWGIYYISERIDEEYLETYHDIDPNNVDIIGDWQGTPNCGDNTDYLEMYEFVKNNDFSVYVNYNEISKLIDINNFIDYQIFQIYVANYDWPANNFRCWRSKTPGSKWRFAFYDGDACLMNYKLDMFERSTDTTTTHGPTHIGATLIFRKLMENEMFCNKFFARMEDVLNQFLYYQNTFVFYNIAYQFLEPEITTLINRFSISHHYVYWIYIMDVINEFLEKRSCTILEQVYSKYGIELDINGCVPISVDPGGGLDKNPGFSPNPSNGNFRVDFTPNFSGKYDFFLINLFGEKINLESRYLKKKLTYTNLYRVSLSPGIYYIVIQGDKEYRSGKIIIINY from the coding sequence ATGAAAAAAAGCTTATTAATTGTTCTGATTATACTCTTCCTATCCTCCGTTTACGGTCGTACACAGGTACTGTTTATAAATGAAATCATGTCGTCCAACAACAAATTCTACTTTGACGAAGACGGAGATGATAGTGATTGGATTGAAATTTACAACAATTCCGGCGAGCCTGTCAATTTGGAGGGATATTGCTTGTCTGATAAATCTAAACAACTTTGTCGCTGGTCATTCCCGGATACTTCAATTCAGGCTTACCACTATCTAATTGTATTCGCATCGAACAAGAATCGGGCTGAAATAGGCAAAGAGTTGCATACGAATTTTGCAATTGCCAAAGCAGGTGAGGATATTTTTCTCAGTTATGGCGGAGAAATAGTACACATGCTGCCCGCAAAGGAACTTGAAACTAACACGAGCTATGGGCTCTTCCCCGATGGTAATAGCCAAAGCTTTGTTTTTGTAAACCCAACTCCAGGCGAAGCCAATTTTTACCAAGATTCAAATGAACAATTGCAATTTTCGCACGAAGGTGGGATTTACGAGAATACTTTTAATCTGGAAATTATCAACCCTAATCCCGAAAAAAGGATATTTTATACCACTGACGGTAGCACTCCTACTGCAGAATCATTATTATACGAATCCGCTCTGGTACTCGATTCTTCCTTTCATTCACAGCGAAACATATCCCAAATTTTGATTACACCGCCTTCGGAGCACCAAGCACCTGACATTTCGGATGTCCCAAAGGCAATAATCATCAAAGCTGCATATTTTGACGAAAATGGCGACATGATTAGCGATGTTACAACTCATTCGTACTTTTTCAAATCCTTAGGTATAAATCATAATAGCCTTCCAATAATCTCGATATCAGCGGATTATGATGATTTATTCGATGAGAGCATCGGAATTTTAGTTCCGGGTGTTAATTGGGATTCAACTAATCCATTTTTGTCCGGAAATTATATGTTAAGAGGTGATACTTGGGAACGAGAAGCATATGCCGAATTTTATGAATCAAATAATCAAATAGGATTTAAGCAAAAGGTAGGTCTAAGAACGCATGGCACTTCTACACGTCGGAATCCACAAAAAGGTCTCAAAATCTATGCAAGGAGCAAATATGGTTTGTCTAAATTCAATTACAAGTTATTCGATGATAGAAAAACTGATATTTTCAATACTCTTATTTTTAAACCGTTTACAGCCTCATGGAATTTTGCGGGTGCTGAGGATTACATTTGCAATAAAATAGTCGCCGGGCTGGATGTTGATGGTGTAGCATCGCGACCTGCTATATTGTATCTCAATGGAGAATACTGGGGTATTTATTATATTTCAGAAAGAATTGATGAAGAATATTTAGAAACATATCACGATATTGACCCCAATAATGTTGATATCATTGGCGATTGGCAGGGTACTCCGAATTGCGGAGACAATACTGATTATCTGGAGATGTATGAATTTGTCAAAAATAATGATTTTTCCGTTTACGTAAATTATAATGAAATCAGTAAACTAATTGATATTAACAATTTTATTGATTATCAGATTTTCCAGATATATGTCGCAAATTACGATTGGCCCGCAAATAATTTCAGATGCTGGCGTTCAAAAACTCCCGGTAGCAAGTGGAGATTTGCTTTCTATGATGGTGATGCTTGTTTGATGAACTACAAACTTGACATGTTCGAACGTTCAACAGACACAACAACTACACATGGACCAACTCATATCGGTGCTACATTGATTTTCAGGAAATTGATGGAAAATGAGATGTTTTGCAATAAGTTTTTCGCTCGAATGGAAGATGTTTTAAATCAATTTTTATATTATCAAAATACCTTTGTTTTTTATAATATTGCATATCAATTTTTAGAACCTGAAATCACAACACTCATCAACCGATTTTCAATCTCCCATCATTACGTATATTGGATATATATTATGGATGTAATAAATGAATTTTTAGAGAAAAGAAGTTGTACCATATTAGAGCAGGTTTACTCAAAATATGGAATTGAGCTTGATATTAATGGATGTGTTCCCATTTCAGTTGACCCCGGAGGTGGGCTGGACAAAAATCCCGGATTTTCCCCCAATCCATCTAATGGCAACTTCAGGGTTGATTTTACGCCCAATTTTTCAGGCAAATATGACTTTTTTCTAATTAATTTATTTGGAGAAAAGATTAATTTAGAAAGCAGATATTTAAAGAAAAAGTTAACATATACTAACTTGTACAGAGTATCTTTATCACCCGGAATTTATTATATTGTAATCCAAGGCGATAAGGAGTATCGTTCAGGGAAAATAATTATAATCAATTATTAA
- the ubiE gene encoding bifunctional demethylmenaquinone methyltransferase/2-methoxy-6-polyprenyl-1,4-benzoquinol methylase UbiE, whose translation MKTEKSEQIKKMFDEIAKKYDTANNILSFGRHRSWKKYFIKQLEPTPGNAILDVATGTGDLPFAFAKALKHDCSITGVDFSEEMIEVANSRNSFDCIEFKIGDATKLELPTETFDYVTMTFGIRNIPEIEKAIAEMTRVLKSGGKLGIMEFGTPDAGFYGVYKFYAKHIMPEIGKILTKHPDAYTYLPQTSLEFPYGKRFVEIMQTSPELKNINFTKLQFGVVYIYIAEKE comes from the coding sequence ATGAAAACTGAAAAGAGCGAACAGATTAAAAAAATGTTTGACGAAATCGCAAAAAAGTACGATACCGCCAATAATATACTCTCGTTTGGGAGACACCGCAGCTGGAAAAAATATTTCATAAAGCAGCTCGAACCCACGCCCGGTAATGCAATCCTTGATGTAGCAACCGGCACCGGAGACCTCCCTTTCGCATTCGCAAAGGCACTGAAACATGATTGCTCAATCACAGGAGTAGATTTTTCTGAAGAAATGATTGAAGTAGCAAATTCGCGAAATTCATTTGATTGCATCGAATTCAAAATTGGTGATGCCACAAAGCTCGAATTGCCGACAGAAACATTCGATTATGTTACAATGACATTCGGTATTCGGAACATTCCCGAAATCGAAAAAGCCATAGCCGAAATGACACGCGTGCTCAAAAGTGGCGGCAAATTGGGGATAATGGAATTTGGTACGCCGGATGCAGGATTTTATGGCGTCTATAAGTTTTACGCCAAGCACATTATGCCCGAAATCGGCAAAATACTGACTAAACACCCTGATGCTTATACATATTTGCCGCAAACATCGCTTGAGTTCCCATACGGAAAGCGTTTCGTGGAAATTATGCAAACGTCACCCGAACTGAAAAACATCAATTTTACTAAATTACAATTCGGAGTGGTTTATATCTATATTGCCGAGAAAGAATAG
- a CDS encoding potassium/proton antiporter translates to MTLSPENILLIGSILLFISIFASKTSGKFGIPSLLIFLIVGMLAGSEGIGNIHYDDPGVTQFLGALALAFIIFSGGLDTKYSSIRSIVSKGILLSTLGVIITAVVVGLFTHFVLGFPMYKAMLLGAIISSTDAAAVFSILRYKGVDLKYNLRPTLELESGSNDPMAYVLMLTIIKLITVPDLSMGDMFVFLIIQFTLGAAIGYVMGKMMITIINKIRLDSDGLYPVLLICLMVFTYAVTNYIGGNAFLAVYIAGIVLGNANFIYKKTLMKYFEGIAWLWQIILFLALGLLVFPSEVLPWIGTGVLISLVLIFVARPIAVFLSLTFTKSIFREKLFLSWVGLRGAVPIVFATYPLLLGIEYATEIFNIVFFIVIISILLQGTTLTWVAKLLGVQGESVKKKESPFSVELSENVVSEPLEYVIGETSKANGKKISDLHLPKSTLIVLIYRDGNYVTPRGSTIIHSGDILFIMTDELNAVPQLDACLKN, encoded by the coding sequence ATGACACTAAGTCCCGAAAATATATTGTTAATTGGTTCGATTTTACTGTTCATCAGTATTTTTGCGAGCAAGACATCGGGCAAATTCGGGATACCGTCTTTGCTCATTTTTCTAATCGTAGGTATGTTAGCCGGTTCAGAAGGTATTGGCAACATTCATTATGATGACCCGGGAGTAACGCAGTTCCTGGGTGCACTTGCGTTAGCATTCATAATATTTTCCGGTGGGCTTGATACTAAGTACAGTAGCATCCGAAGTATTGTTTCAAAGGGAATTCTGCTTTCAACTTTGGGCGTTATCATTACTGCCGTTGTAGTTGGCTTGTTCACACATTTTGTTCTCGGATTCCCCATGTATAAAGCGATGCTTCTTGGGGCAATAATTTCATCTACTGATGCCGCCGCTGTATTTTCAATTCTTCGCTACAAAGGTGTAGATTTAAAATACAATTTGCGACCCACGCTCGAACTCGAATCCGGAAGTAATGACCCGATGGCTTATGTGTTGATGCTGACTATAATCAAGTTGATTACCGTGCCTGATTTGTCCATGGGTGATATGTTCGTTTTTCTAATCATCCAATTTACTTTGGGTGCGGCAATCGGTTATGTAATGGGCAAAATGATGATTACCATAATTAACAAAATCCGGTTAGATAGTGACGGGCTCTATCCGGTATTGCTCATATGTCTGATGGTTTTCACATATGCCGTGACAAATTATATCGGTGGCAATGCTTTTCTGGCGGTCTATATTGCCGGAATAGTGCTCGGCAATGCGAATTTCATCTACAAAAAGACGCTGATGAAATATTTCGAAGGCATAGCTTGGCTTTGGCAAATCATTTTGTTCCTTGCATTGGGTTTGCTCGTTTTTCCATCAGAAGTTTTGCCGTGGATTGGAACAGGGGTTTTGATTTCGCTTGTCTTAATTTTCGTAGCCCGCCCGATAGCCGTGTTCTTGTCACTTACATTTACTAAGTCAATTTTTCGTGAAAAGCTCTTTTTGTCATGGGTTGGGCTTCGTGGAGCAGTGCCGATTGTTTTTGCTACATATCCTCTTTTGCTCGGCATCGAATACGCAACGGAGATATTCAATATAGTATTTTTCATTGTTATTATTTCGATTTTGTTGCAAGGCACAACGCTGACTTGGGTGGCGAAGTTGCTCGGGGTGCAGGGCGAGAGCGTCAAAAAGAAAGAAAGCCCCTTTTCTGTGGAATTATCGGAAAACGTTGTGAGCGAGCCATTAGAATACGTTATCGGAGAGACGAGCAAAGCAAATGGTAAAAAAATATCCGATTTACATTTGCCCAAAAGCACCTTAATAGTTTTGATATATCGTGACGGCAATTATGTAACTCCACGCGGCAGCACTATAATTCACTCAGGAGATATACTATTTATCATGACTGACGAGCTAAATGCAGTTCCCCAACTTGATGCTTGTCTTAAGAATTGA
- a CDS encoding SRPBCC family protein codes for MKIYRLNRKQLIKHDINFVWDFFSNPTNLKEITPKDMGFIVTSELPTEVYAGLVITYKISPIAGLPVNWVTEITHLDRLNYFVDEQRFGPYKFWHHTHKFKLTDEGVIMEDTVYYGLPFGILGRIAHSIFVRKKLEQIFDYRFKVLENYFNSINS; via the coding sequence ATGAAAATTTACAGATTAAATAGAAAGCAGTTGATTAAGCATGACATTAACTTTGTATGGGACTTCTTTTCCAACCCGACTAATCTAAAAGAAATCACGCCGAAGGATATGGGTTTTATTGTTACGAGCGAATTGCCAACAGAAGTGTACGCCGGATTGGTGATCACATACAAAATTTCTCCTATAGCCGGATTGCCGGTCAATTGGGTGACTGAAATAACTCACCTCGATAGGCTAAATTATTTTGTTGATGAGCAACGATTCGGACCTTATAAATTTTGGCATCATACACATAAATTCAAACTTACAGACGAAGGTGTGATTATGGAAGATACAGTTTATTATGGTTTGCCTTTCGGGATTTTGGGACGAATCGCCCACTCAATCTTTGTACGTAAGAAATTGGAGCAAATTTTCGACTACCGCTTCAAAGTACTTGAAAATTATTTCAACTCAATCAATTCTTAA
- a CDS encoding TonB-dependent receptor, with translation MWTKFSFILLFSLIMAFEESISAPLTVKISGVVLDARSGEPVVSAYVRIKELKSTCYTNDFGEFEVLDVPIGHYTLMIGRIGYKSFETFIMANGGSRNVFEIVPADISSASIVVSSHRYVSPLEISKIQPDLEAKELRIATANTLAQTLLSMPGIEIRSMGPAVAAPVIRGLNPARITVLENGSQINDLSATSADHAQATETSGIETIEFISGAKMLTKTSSAFGSIINIKNNRIPLIMPAEAIYEGNVFLESMNTGYNIGLRTDFPLAGLAFNAMGNFRNADNYSSANKTLDNTEFRNYTFSLGSAYIKDDFTIGASGDYYANDYGIPGGFVGAHPNGVNIELFSRNFRVFSAYHAHESLYDIITLNILHSFYKHTEYESSGLIGAQFIKNDNRINIDFATFGDSFFDNGNYGFEYNFTNRKSGGYVFTPNTDKHNFAAYILREHDFDFMSFSSSVRYEYTKLIPEERIGIDKDLLIERTFSGLSFALSTLFPITDDLKVGFTISNSRRSPMSEELYSAGPHLAAYSYEVGNPYLGIESGIGAEFNTFYSKSFIDVKIGAFAYDYAHYITFRPSGDTNWAQFLPIYKSDGVKALLYGVDAVVKFNFTDKISLNNVASFVNATNKSDNQPLPSMPPFKFHSDLRWSNSSLIAGVRLEVASAQNRIDSFEQATDAYWIAGLYAGYSFVSLGFLHDLSLNIDNIFNAEYANHLSKIRTIMPEPGRNFRLNYKFYI, from the coding sequence ATGTGGACTAAATTCTCATTTATATTGCTTTTCTCTCTGATTATGGCATTTGAAGAATCAATTTCGGCTCCGTTGACAGTAAAAATCAGCGGAGTCGTACTTGATGCTCGTTCCGGTGAGCCCGTGGTCTCTGCATATGTCCGAATAAAAGAATTGAAAAGCACTTGCTATACCAACGATTTCGGAGAATTCGAGGTGCTTGATGTCCCTATTGGGCATTACACTTTGATGATAGGAAGAATTGGCTATAAATCATTTGAAACTTTTATTATGGCAAATGGCGGAAGTCGCAATGTATTCGAGATTGTTCCGGCTGACATAAGCTCAGCGTCTATCGTCGTATCGAGCCATCGATATGTTTCGCCACTTGAGATTAGCAAAATTCAGCCCGATTTAGAAGCTAAGGAGCTACGAATTGCCACTGCAAATACTTTAGCCCAAACGCTATTGTCTATGCCCGGTATCGAAATCAGGAGTATGGGACCTGCTGTAGCTGCTCCGGTAATTCGCGGGCTCAATCCGGCTCGAATCACAGTACTCGAAAATGGCAGCCAAATTAACGATTTGTCCGCCACTTCTGCAGACCACGCTCAAGCAACGGAAACTTCGGGCATCGAAACTATTGAGTTTATTTCGGGGGCAAAAATGCTGACTAAAACGTCTTCTGCGTTCGGTAGTATTATCAATATCAAAAACAACAGAATCCCACTAATTATGCCTGCCGAAGCGATTTACGAAGGGAATGTGTTCCTCGAGAGTATGAACACGGGCTATAACATCGGCTTGCGAACAGATTTTCCACTCGCAGGATTGGCTTTTAATGCTATGGGGAATTTCCGAAATGCCGATAATTACAGCTCTGCCAACAAAACATTGGATAATACTGAGTTCCGCAATTATACTTTTTCGCTTGGCTCTGCTTATATTAAAGATGATTTTACAATCGGCGCTTCAGGTGATTATTATGCCAACGATTACGGTATTCCGGGCGGATTTGTCGGCGCTCATCCCAATGGAGTTAATATCGAATTATTTTCACGAAATTTTAGAGTATTTTCCGCATATCACGCTCACGAAAGCCTTTATGATATAATTACTTTAAATATTTTGCACTCCTTTTATAAGCATACAGAGTATGAGAGCAGCGGATTAATTGGTGCTCAATTTATTAAAAATGATAATAGAATTAATATTGATTTCGCAACTTTTGGCGATAGTTTTTTCGATAACGGTAATTACGGTTTTGAGTATAATTTCACAAATCGAAAAAGTGGGGGATATGTATTTACACCGAATACGGACAAACATAATTTTGCTGCATATATTCTCCGCGAACACGATTTCGATTTCATGTCATTTTCCTCATCTGTCAGATACGAATACACAAAGCTAATTCCCGAGGAAAGGATTGGCATAGACAAAGATTTGCTTATCGAGCGTACTTTTTCGGGCTTGAGTTTTGCACTTTCGACTTTATTCCCGATTACGGATGATTTAAAAGTAGGATTTACGATTTCAAATTCGAGACGTAGCCCGATGAGCGAGGAATTGTACTCTGCTGGTCCACATTTGGCAGCATATTCCTACGAAGTCGGCAATCCATATCTGGGAATCGAAAGCGGAATTGGCGCCGAATTTAATACTTTTTACAGTAAATCTTTTATTGATGTGAAAATTGGTGCATTTGCGTATGATTATGCTCATTATATTACTTTTAGACCGAGTGGTGATACCAATTGGGCACAATTCTTGCCAATTTACAAATCAGACGGTGTGAAAGCATTGCTTTATGGCGTTGATGCAGTCGTAAAGTTCAATTTCACCGACAAGATAAGTTTGAATAATGTGGCATCTTTTGTAAATGCTACAAACAAAAGCGACAATCAGCCATTGCCCTCAATGCCACCGTTTAAGTTTCATTCGGATTTGCGATGGAGCAATTCATCTCTAATCGCCGGTGTCCGCCTCGAAGTAGCATCTGCTCAAAATCGAATTGATTCATTCGAGCAAGCTACCGATGCCTATTGGATTGCAGGGCTTTATGCAGGGTATTCATTTGTGAGTTTGGGGTTCTTGCACGATTTATCGCTAAATATTGATAATATTTTCAATGCTGAATACGCAAATCACTTATCGAAAATTCGCACAATCATGCCCGAACCCGGCAGAAATTTTCGCTTGAATTACAAGTTTTATATTTAG
- a CDS encoding type III pantothenate kinase: MSTNRQLIAIDIGNSRIKIACNGEFYASEYDTNWQSLIKKILDDAPDAIVGYSSVNTTIEIQLLKYLEDYNSIIRINTVELLSRQNILDYRDISGIGSDRLLGMIGALDNSKPPLVTVDCGTSVTFNVIDDTGKCRGGAIFPGVFTQFHALGNISNVLKAIKINFQSDSIGTSTAAAVNIGVISSVIGGIERLLKLTLKEGITVIESPIYITGGYAHHLAHYLSAEYPNVIMKQDLVLQGILRLLDDFAIE; the protein is encoded by the coding sequence AAAATTGCTTGTAACGGCGAATTTTACGCCAGCGAATACGACACAAATTGGCAATCTCTAATCAAAAAAATTCTCGATGACGCCCCCGATGCGATTGTGGGCTATTCATCGGTAAATACTACAATCGAAATCCAACTTCTGAAATATCTTGAAGACTACAATTCAATTATCCGCATCAACACGGTCGAGTTGCTCAGTCGGCAAAATATTTTGGACTATCGCGATATATCCGGCATCGGTTCGGATAGGTTGTTGGGGATGATTGGCGCTTTGGATAATTCCAAACCACCGCTTGTAACAGTTGATTGTGGCACATCAGTTACATTCAACGTTATTGACGACACAGGCAAATGCAGAGGTGGAGCGATTTTCCCGGGTGTATTTACACAATTTCATGCTTTGGGAAATATCTCGAACGTATTGAAAGCAATTAAAATCAATTTCCAATCAGACAGTATCGGCACTTCAACTGCCGCAGCCGTCAATATTGGTGTAATAAGTTCGGTAATTGGCGGGATTGAGCGATTGCTGAAACTAACACTAAAAGAAGGAATCACAGTAATCGAAAGCCCGATTTATATCACAGGCGGATATGCTCATCATTTGGCGCACTATTTAAGCGCCGAGTATCCAAATGTAATTATGAAACAAGACTTAGTGTTGCAAGGCATTTTGAGATTGCTCGATGATTTTGCGATAGAGTAA